The DNA region CGGGGCCGCCAACCACGCCCGGCCGTTAAGCTGCGGGCATGCCGCTGGAACTCGTGCAGGGGGACATCGCCGCGCAGATCACCTGCGCGGTCGTCACGGCCGCCAACAAGGAACTGATGGGTGGGGGCGGGGTGGACGGCGTGATTCACCGCGCCGCCGGCCCGGACCTGCTGCGCGCCATCCGCGCGATCGGCGGCACCCCGACCGGCACGGCCGTGATCACCCCCGCCTTCAATCTGACCGGGCAGGGCGTGCAGCACGTGATTCATGCGGTCGGCCCGGTCTGGCGGGGCGGGCAGGCCGGGGAGGCGGCGCTGCTGGCCGGCGCGTACCGCCGCAGCCTGGAACTGGCCGTGGAGCACGGCTGCACGTCCGTGGCGTTCCCAGCCATCAGCACCGGCGTGTACGGCTACCCCCTGGACCGCGCGGCGGACGTGGCCCTGCGGGAGATCCGGGGGTTTCTCCAGGCTCACCCGGCGCTGCACGTGAGGTTCGTCCTGTACGACGCGGACAGCCTGCACGTGGTGCAGCGGACGCTGGCCCGCCTGGAGCGGGAAGCCGGCGCATAGCCTTGACGCGGCGTGAATACTGCGCTATCTTTTTCCCTATCAGCGCCCAGGTGGCGCGTTTTTTATTGCCTGCCCGGGCGCCCGGCCGTGTACCCTGCGGCATGCCCCCCTCCCCCCTGAAAAGCGCCGCGTGGCTCACCGAGCACCTGAACGACCCGCAACTGCGCGTCCTGGACTGCCGCTACGCCCTGAGCGACCCGCTGGTGGGCCGCATCGCGTACCTCTCGGGCCACGTGCCGGGCGCCGTGTACGCCGACCTGGAAACCGACCTGAGCGGCCCCGTGCAGCCCGGCGGGGCCGGAGGCCGCCACCCCCTCCCCGACCCGGAAGCCCTGGCCGCGTGGCTGGGCCAAGCGGGCATCCGCAACGACAGCGTGGTCGTCTGCTACGACGATCCCAGCACCGGCCAGGGCTTCTACGCCTCACGGGCGTGGTGGCTGCTGCGCTGGCTCGGCCACCGCGACGTGTTCGTCCTCGACGGCGGCTGGCCCGCCTACCTTGCCGCCGGCGGGCCCGTCAGCACCGACGACCCCGCCCCCGTCCCCACCACCTTCACCCCGGACGTGCAGCCCGGCATGGTCGCCACCACGCAGGACGTCGCCACCCGCCCCCCCGGCACCCTCCTGATTGACGCACGCGCCCCGGAACGCTACCGCGGCGACACGGAACCCCTGGACCGCAAGGCCGGGCACATCCCCGGCGCGGTCAACCGGCCCTTCAGCGCGGCGCTGCACCCTGACGGCACCTACCGCCCCGGCCCGGAACAGGCTGAGCGACTGGCCGCCGGGGACGCCCCTACCATCGCCTACTGCGGCAGCGGTGTGAGCGCCACCCCGAACCTCCTTGCGCGGGAGCTGGCCGGTGTGCCCCTCGGGCCGGACAACCGTCTGTACGCCGGCTCATGGAGCGATTGGGTCAGCGACGACGCCCGCCCCGTCCAGACCGGAGAAACGGCCTAGGCACATTTCCGCATGACTTGAGAAAAAGATGAGCGTAGGCTGAAGGGCATGAAGAAGCTTCTGCTCCTGCCCACGCTGCTCCTCGCCTCCTGCTCCATGTCAGGCCCCACTGCCCCCTTCAAAGCCGGGGATGCCTTCATCGTGTCCGGCCGGACCAAGGATGGAGTGAACACGAACTTCACGGCCGTGCTGCGCGACAACGGGAAATTTGAGGACAACTACTGGCAGTACGACGCCGACGGCAGCAGTACCGACAGCGCGCTCCTTGTCGCCAAATCCAGCCAGGACTACGTTTACGCCAAGGATTATTTCGAGAGCGCCGACGGGAAGACGGACATGATCGTCGGGTGCTACGCCTACCCCGGCGGACCCGGCTGGAAGCAGGCCAACGGCTTCCTGATCCGGGAGACGCGCGCGGACTACGACGCCTTCTGGAAACGGATCAGTGGCATGAACGTCAACGACCTGCGCTTCGAGCTGAGCAAGACGGCCGGCGACTGCATGATCACCCGCAAGTAAGCCTCCGCCCATCGCTCTCCAAGGTGGAACCTATGAAAAAACTCCTGTTCCTGCCGCTTCTCCTCCTCGCGTCCTGCTCGGTGACGCCCCCCCAGCCGCCCTTCAAGGTGGGGGAAACCCTGCGGATGGACGGCACCACGAAAGCAGGGGTCAAGGTCAGTCAGACCTACCCGCTGCGCACCGAAGGAAAGTACGAGGACGGTGAATGGGCGTACCGGTTCATGAGCACCGGGTCGAGTGCACTGGAGGGAACGTCAGCGCTGTCCCTGGCGCTGGGCGAAGTGATCGTCGATCAGGGCGGGGACTACGTGATCAGCGTGCAGAGTTCCTTCGAGTCCGTGGCAGGCACTTCGAACAGCATGAAAACCTACTGCATCGCGTACCCGGACTCCCGCGCCTGGCGTTCCGCCGACGGGTTCCTGGTGCACGACACGCTGGACAAGGTGAAGGCGTTCGAAGCGCAGCTTGAACAGCTTACCACCGAGGCCGCGGCACGCCGCCTGCTGTCGGATGCCGGCACCTGCACCCTGACCCGGCAGTAAACGCAGGAGCGACCCCTTGAACCGCCACCCCGCCGTACGCGCGAGGTGGCGGTCGCCTTGTCTCTTTTCCTGCCCGGCGCTTCCAGGCTGTGGCCTACATCATCACGCTCCAGCCTTGTGGCCGCACAACACTATGGCCCGGGGTTCACGGATTCCGGCCGTTCCTTCACCTGGGCGGTGACCGTGCCGTCCTGCCATTCCAGGGTGAGGGTCTGGCCGGGGTGGGTGTGGGCGGCGCGGGTGAGGGGTTGGCCGTGTTCGTCGCGGACGAGGGCGTATCCGCGGGCGAGGGTGCGGGTGGGGGTGAGGCCGAGGGCCTGGCGCATCAGGGCGTCGGTGCTGGCGTGGGCGGCGTCGGTGGTGCGGCGGGCGGCGCTCAGGGCGCGGTCCAGGGTCCTGCGGGTTTCGGCGTCGGCGGTGACGAGGGCCTGCGTGCCGGCGTGGCGGATGGCGCGGGCGTCCTCCTGGGCCTGCGCGGCGGCCTGGATGACGGTGCGGGTGATCAGGGCGGCGGCCTTGCTGGGCGTGTCGGTGCGGGTGAAGGCGACCTCGTCGAGGAGGGTGTCGTCGCGGGCGTGGCCGAGGCCGGTGATGACGGGGGCGGGGAAGGTGGCCAGGGCGCGGGCGATGTCGAGGTCGTTCAGCCAGGCGAGGTCGGTGACGGCCCCGCCGCCGCGGATGACGACCAGGGCGTCCAGGGGCATCTGGTCGTGCTCGGTGCGGGCCGCCTGGATGGCGCGGCCCAGGCTGGCGGCGGCCTCTCGGCCCTGGAAGGTGGCCTGGAGGTACAGGGGGGCGAGCAGCCCGGCGTGTTCCAGGGGGTCGGTCTCGCGGCGGAAGTCGCCCAGGCCGGCGGCGCCCTCGGGGCTGATCACGGCGATGCGGTGGTAGTCGGTGGGGGGGGCGTGCAGGCGGCCCAGGCCGTACAAGCCCTCTCGGAGCAGGGTCTCGCGCAGCGCCTCGAGTTTCAGGGCGGCGTCGCCGAGGGTGAATTCGGGGGCGACGTCCAGGATGTTGAGGGAGAAGCCGTACTGCGGGTGGAATTCGGCGGTGCAGAACAGCAGGACCTTGAGGCCGGCGGTGAGGGTGCCGCCGGTGGCGCGGCGGAACTTGCCTTCCAGGCTGAAGCGTTCGCGGGCCCAGAGGGTGGCGCGGGTCTTGGCGACCTCCACGCCGTCCTCAAGTTGCACGAGGTCGAGGTACAGGTGGCGGCGGTCGGTGAGGCTGGCGATCTCGGCGCGAACCCACACGCCGCCGGGCACGCCCCGGGCGATGACCTGGGAGACGTAGCTGAGCACCTCGGCGAGTTCCAGGAACTGTTCGGGGGGGCGGGTGGGTTCCGCGGCTTTGCGGCGGGGCGGGCCAGTGCCCTTGCGCCGGGTCACAGCCGGGTTCCGAGGGTGCGGCCCAGCACGGCCGCCAGGACGCCCAGGCCGACGCTGAGGATGGTGTTCAGCGCGGCCAGGTCGGCCCGGCCGCGGGTGAGTAGGGCGTCGGTGTCGGCGCTGAAGGTGGAGAAGGTGGTGAATGCCCCGAGGAAGCCGGTCCCGAAGGCCAGCCGGGCGGCTTCCGGCCAGGTGCCGCGGGCGACCAGGGGGAGGGTGAGGCCCAGCAGGAACGAGCCCAGGACGTTGATCAGCAGGACCGCCAGGGGAAACCCGGCCCGGGTGACCAGGGGGGTCAGGGCCAGCTGCGTGCCGTGGCGCGCAGCGGCGCCCAGCGCGCCGCCCAGCATCACCCACCCCCAGGCGTTCACGCGTCTCCTGTGCGGCCGTCGGTCATCTCGTTCAGGATAGTGCGCCGTAGGATGGGCGGCATGATCCGCGCCCGCCGCCTCAGTGATGGTCAGGAGTTCGAATGGGGCGGGGAGACGCGGGGCGTGTGGGTGGACGTGCAGGGCATCACCGCGGAGGACCTCGCGCCGGTCCGGGCGGTCTTTGCGCTCAACCGGCTGGCGCTGGAGGACGTGATGGAGGTGGGGCACTGGTCGCGTGCGGAGCAGTACCCGGAGCACGCGTTCATCACGGTGCGGAGTTTCGCGCGGCCGGAGACGACCGAGGAGTTCACGGAGCGCCTGAGCGTGTTCGTGTTCCCGGAAGCGGTCCTGACGGTGAGCATGCGGGGCACGCTGGCGCTGCGGCACGTGTGGCCGCTGGTGAATGGGCGGGAGTCGGTGAACAGCGCCGCGGAGGTCACGTACGAACTGCTGGACCACACGGCCGACACCTTCTTCACGGTGGCCGACACCCTGGAGGCCGAGGTGGACGCCCTGGAGGAGCGGGTGTTCCGGGCGGAGCGCGAGAACCCGGTGGGGGCGGTCTTCGACCTGAAGTACCTGATCGGTCAGGCGCGGCGCCTCGCGACGGACGCGCGGGAGGCGTCGGCGCTGCTGGGCCGGCACGCGGAGGGTTCGGCAGCGGACCTGGTGCGTTACCGGGATGTGCAGGACAGTTTCACGCGGGCCGCCAGCCGCTTCGAGAGTCTGCGGGAGGCGCTGACCAGCCTGCTGGACCTTCACCTGAGCCTGCAGTCGCAGCGGATGAACGAGGTGATGCGCACCCTGACGGCAGTCAGTGTGGTGTTCCTGCCGCTGACCTTCCTGGCGGGGGTGTGGGGCATGAACTTCGAGCACATGCCGGAACTGAGGCAGCCGTGGGGGTACGCCTTCGCGTGGCTGTCGTTCATAGCAGTGGGCGCGGCCCTGGCCGCGTACTTCAAGCGCCGGGGGTGGTGGTGATGCCCACCGTGACGTTCCACGTTCCGGCCCTGCCGCCGGGCACGCCGGCCGGCACGCTGTTCCTGACCGGCAGTTTCCGCGGCTGGGCGGACGACCCCTCGGGCTGGACCTTCCGGGTCCGGGACGGCCGGATCACGCTGAGCGCCTTCTTTCCGGCGGGCGCGCTGCTGGACGTGAAGGTCCGGGTGCAGCGGCCGGACGGGCGCAGCGTCGAGGAGGGGGACGCCTGGGGCGGCCGCGCCCCGGCGCACAAGGTGGTGGTGGGCGCCGACGACCAGGTGGCCGCGCTGCGCCTGCGCGGCTGGCAGGACGGTCAGGGCGCGGGCCGGCCGGGCCGCGCGCGCCCGCCGCGGGAGGAGTGGACGCTGGCCGCGCCGTGGGGCGAGCAGCCGGTGCGGGTGTGGTGGCCGGAGGGCCTGAGCCCGGCCGGACTGCCGCGCCTGATCCTGCATGACGGGCAGAACGTGTTCGACGAGGGTCCGAGTTTCGCTGGGGCGAGCTGGCAGGCGGCCGACGCCGCGCAGGCCCTCGCGGACGCCGGCCGCCCCTCCCTGCTGGTGGGCCTCAGCGTGGACGGCGCCCGCGTGCGGCGTTACATGCCGTTCCCGATTCCCATGAACAGCTTTCAGCCCGGTGCGGACGAGTACCTGGACTGGCTGACGGGACCGCTGCTGGCCGAACTGGAGCGGCGGTACGGGCCGCTGCCCGCGGAGCGCCGGGCGATGCTGGGGTCGTCGTTCGGTGGGGTGGTGACGCTGTACGGCGGGCTGCGGCACCCGGGAGTCTTCGGGACGCTGGGGGTGATGAGTCCGTCGGTGTGGCCGGACGACCACGCGCTGCTGCGCTGGCTGCCGGGCCGGACAGCGCCGGGCATGCGGGTGTGGGTGGACCAGGGTGACCACGAGGGGGCCAGCCTGGAGGACTCGCAGCGGCTGGTGCGGGAGGTGAGGGCCCTGGCGGAACAGCTGCGCCCCGCCGTGCGCGAGGTGCGCTTCCAGGTGGGGGAAGGGCACTGGCACGACGAGGCGGCCTGGGCGGCGCGGCTGCCGGAGTTCCTGGCGTGGTGGCTGGGGGGCCTCCCGCCGGGCGGTCAGGCGTAGGCGCGGCGCGCGGGGTGACGCTGCGCGTCGTGGACCTGGAGCAGCAGGTAGCCCTCGGTGTGCAGGCCGAGCTGGCCGCGGGCGTGCAGGGCGCGCAGGGTGGGCAGGTGGTACAGGTCGCCGTGCTCGCCACGGATCAGGTCAGCGGGATCGAACGCGGTGCGGGTCAGGGCAGGCTGGTCGGTCATGGGCATCTCCAGGAAACTGAGAAGTGAGTGAGAACAGGTTTTATGTTCCTTAAAGTATGCCGCCCGGCTCTGACAGGACCCTGACCTGAGCAGACGCCTCCCGTCAGCTGCCTGGACAGGTCAGGCGGCCTGGACGATGGCTGGTCGCCACAACACCAATTTCGGGGTATGCCCACCCCTGCTGGGCGCCATACCCAAGGCTCCCACAGGCCCACAGTTATCCACAGAGTTATCCACAGGGTCTGTGGACAGGGTGTGGATAACTGTGAAGCCGCCCCGCGCGCAGCGAAGCAGAAAGCGCGTACAGCGCACCTTTGCGGACAGGTGTCCCAGGCAGCTCACTCTGACCGGAAGTTATCCACAGCCTTCCGTTTCACTGTGGATAACTTCCGGTCAGGCGGTCTTCGCTGCCCGGATGAAGGCCTGCACGGCCGCCGGGTCCTTCACGCCGGCCTGGGCTTCCAGTCGGCTCACGGCGTCCACCCCAGCCGGCCGCAGGTGCCGGATCGCCTCCGCGACATTCGCGGGGCCCAGCCCCCCGGCCAGCCACGCACCGCTGGGGAAGGCGGCCTTCAGGGCCGCCCAGTCGAGTGGGATGCCGCCGCCCGGTTCGGGGGCGTCCAGCATCAGGGTGACGCCGGGGACGTCCGTCCACACGTCCGCCTCGGCCGCCAGGTCGGCGGGGCGCAGGACGCGCAGAACGGGATAGTACCCGCTGATCGCCTGCACGTAAAGACTTGACACCGGGCCGTGAACCTGCACGGCCGAGACGCGCGCGGCCTCCGCGGTGCGCAGCACCTCGTCCAGCGCCTGGTTCATGAACACCCCCACCCGCGCCGGGCCGGGGCCGACACTCAGACCGGCCTGCCGGGCGACGGCCGGCGACACCAGCCGGCGGCTGACCGGCGCGAAGATGAACCCCAGGGCGTCCGCACCGGCCTCGGCACTCAGGACGGCATCGTTGACACTGGTAATGCCGCAGACCTTGACCCGCGTCACTGCTCCACCTCCCCCGTGCCGAGCTGCGCTTCCAGGGCCGCCACCCGGGCCTCCAGGGCGCGGGTGTGGCGCAGCAGGGCCAGCAACGGCAGGGCGTAGTGGTCGTACAGCTTCGGCCGTTCCATGCGGACCTCGCCGCCCATCCACGCTGTCAGGAGGGCCTCCGCCTCGGCGCGCACCTCTGCGTCCGGCACGGCGTTCCAGCGGCGGTCGCCGAGAATCATGCGCGCGAAGTGCAGCTCGCCGTCCGGCCACTCGCGGGCCGGCAGCGGGGCGAGGGTCGGGTCGTGGGGGCCTGCGGGGTCGGTCACCCTTTCATTGTGCCGTGTGGCCGCGCCGGGGTGTGCCCTTAAGAGTACGGGCCGGGCAGTGGGCCCCCTGGCCCGATCCGGCAGACAGGCGTCAGGGACTTTCGCCATACTTGCCGAATGCCTTTTGCTGGCCCCACCTTTTACCGCACCGACCGGCAGCGCCGCCGCCGAACGCTGGGCGCCGCCCTGGCTCTGGTGGCCGCCCCCCTGACACCCCTCGCCACCACGGTCGGCGGACTGAGCGCGCAGGCGGCCCTCACCTTCGGTGCCGCTCAGCTGACCTTCACGGTGGACCAGCCGGGCGCGTTCATGAACGGCCAGATGCTGCGCTTCCAGAACCCGCCCCGCATCATCGCCGGACGCACCATGCTGCCCCTGCGGGAAACGGCTGGGCTGCTCGACCAGCCCCTGACCGGCGCGGCCGGGCACGCCCAGCTGGGCCGGCTGAGCGTGGACCTCGTGCGCGGGCGGGCGCTGCTGGGCGGCGTGCCGCAGCCCGACGGCGCGGCCACGTACGGCAACGTCACGTACGTCAGCGCCCGCCTGCTCGCTGACGCGCTGAACGGCAACCTCAGCGCCGACGACGCCGGGCGCACCTTCACCCTCACGGTCCTGCGCGACGGCGGGAACCCCCTGGCCCCGCAGGCGCGCTTCAGCACCGACAAGACCGTGTACGCCCCGGGCGAACGCATCGTGTACACCGAATATCCCTACGACCCGGACGGCGCGGACATCACCGCCCGCCGCTGGACCGGCCGGCAGGACGTGTTCTTCCAGCCGGGCACGTACACCATCAGCCTGAACGTCGTGAACAGCCGCGGCCTGCAGAGCGAGACCTTCAGCCGCACCGTCCGGGTGGAGGGCACGCCCGTGGACACGCCCCTGACCTACGCCCTGAAGTACGCGCAGCCGGGCGACACCTTCAACGACGCGCAGATCCTCACGTACCCCAGCGCCACGCCCACCTACCTGCAGAAAAGCAGTTACCCGCTGCTGTTCAGTGACAGTCCCGAGGTGCCCACCCAGAGCGGCATCCTGTACCAGGACAGCGTGGCCGGCCGCGCCCGGCTGCTCGGGTACCACATGAACGGCCTGGGCCGCCCCGCGCGCCTGATCGTGATGGCCCGCAACACGGACACCCGCCCGGTGGAGGTCCGCACCGAGCGCCTGGGCGAAACGGCGCCCACCCGCGTGGAGAGCCTGCTCGGGCAGGTCACGCTGATGGAGTACTTCGCCAGCGAACGCGGCGCCCTGCTGAGCCTCGCGCCGGGCGAGGCGGCCGCCGTGTACGCCAGCCCCACCCTGAACCCCGGCAGCGGCGTGAACGTCATGCAGGACCTCAACGCCTCCGGCCGGGTGGAACTGACCTTCCTGATGCTGGAGCTGTCACTCCCGGCCACGCAGCAGGTCGTGCAGCAGCTGCCCTACCTGCCCGGCGACGGCCGGCACGTGCGCGGCACCTTCCCGGACGCCGTGCGCAGCCTGCGCGTGAACCTGGGCAGCCTGCCCACCCGCATCGTGATCGGGGACGACCAGGTGGACCCGGCCGTGACCGGCACCGACGCCCTGACCCGCCAGCCGGTGCGGCTGCTGGGCAACTACGGCGTGCTGTACGACCTGGAAGTGAACGGTGCGGCCGGCACCGCAGTGGCCCTGAGCCCGCGCGGCGGCCTGTACCGCGGCGCCATGAACATCCAGGACGGCCCCCTCCAGCAGGTCATCAAGCTGCCGCGCGTGGGAAACGCCCTGCAACCCAACCAGCCGGTGCTGCTGTGGCGTGCGCAGGCGGACCAGCTGAAGATCGATTTCGTGCCGGCCAGCGGCAGCAACCTGCCGATCAGTCTGGTGTTCTACAAGACCCGGCCCCTGTCCGGCGAGGGCGGCATCACGAAAACGTACCAGCCCTGACCTGAGGTTCACCCCCTTGCGGCGGGTCCAGCCAAGTGGCGGCTGGACCCGCCGCACGTGTTCCGGTGTGGCTGCCCGGCTCAGCGGCCCGGTCGGGCGAAGTAGGCCCGGGTCTGCGTCTGGACCACGCGGATCAGGTCACCCAGCGCGAGGTCCACGTCGATCAGGTGCAGCCCCCAGCCGGGCAGATCAACCCCCGCGATGTTCACCTCGCCGCCCAGGGTGTCCGTGCGCGGGTCGGCCGGGTCTGCCCGCACGGTCACGCTCAGGTACCCCGCACCTGCCCGGTCCTGCACACACTCGGCGCGCAGGAAGCCGGGCAGCGTCACGTACGGGGTGGGCACGGCCGCGCCCTGCACCCAGGGACCCGGGTCCCGCTGCACCGGGCCCAGCACCGGGAAGGTCCGCGTGGTCCGGAAGTACGGCGTCAGGTCGGCCGGGCCGCCCGCCAGGGCCGCCGGGTTCACGCAGGCGCTCACCAGCCCCGGCGTATCCGGGCGGGTGAAAGGACCACCGACTGGCGGGGCGTCCGCGCGGAAGGAGGCGTAGGTGATCACGCAGCCCGTCTGCCCGCCGGCGCGGCACAGCGGCACGCTGCGGAAGGTGCCCCCCACGTCCTGACCGGCTGGCACCCCCACCGGCATCCCGAGCAGCAGCGCGGACAGCATCCGGCCCTGCACCTCCTGGCCGTCGATCTCCTCGCGGATCAGGCGAATCAGGTGCGCGGCGCCCTGCGAGTGCCCGATCAGGACGAAGGGCCGCTCGCCGGCCTGCTGCCGGAACGCCCCCCACGCCGCGCGGACGTCCGCGTACGCGAGTTCCCGGTCCGGCTGGCGCGCCAGGCCAACCAGGGCCGCCACCGGCACCTGCCGGTACATCGGCGCGAACACCCGGCACACCCGGCCGAACGGCGCGGCCTGCTGGCGCGCCAGGGGACGTTCGGAGCGCTCGTCCGGAATCAGGTCGGCGTTGCGGGTCAGGTCCCAGGACGCCGTGGGATACACGTAGAAGCAGTCCACGGGCGCGGCCGGGTCGGCCCTCCAGGCTTCACGGGTGAGAGTCCCGTCCGGCGCGATGCGGGTAGCCGTCAGGTCGGTGTCACAGTCGTCCGCGCGGGCCGGGTGGCACAGCCACGCGCCGCTGGGGGAGTAGTCGGCCGGGGCGGTAGACACCGGCGCGCAGGCCGCCAGGAGCAGCGCGGCGCCCAGGACCAGGGAGAGCCGGAACCGGCGGGACCGTGGACTCGCAGGGGGCATGCTCCACCCTACGCGCCACGATGCCGGGGGTCAGTGGGCGCTCACACGGATGCGGGCTCTTCCCTCTCCTGCGCGGCGAGAAGTTGCTCGATCACCACGGCCACGCCGTCCTCGTCGTTCGTGAGCGTGACCTCGCCGGCGGCCTCCAGGGCTTCCGGGTCGGCGTTGCCCATCGCCACGCCCCGCCCGGCCCAGGCGAGCATCTCCGCGTCGTTCGGGGCGTCCCCGAAGGCCAGGACCTCGGCCTGCCTTACGCCCAGCGCGGCGCACAGCTGCGCCAGGCCCCAGGCCTTGCTCACCCCCTCGGCCAGCACCTCCAGGAACGGCGCGCCGCTGTGCGTGACCGCGAAGCCCGGCACCTTCAGGGCCTGCACGTGCGGCAGCAGCTCGCGGGGGGTCAAGGTGGGGTGACGCACGATGAACTTCAGGCTGGGTTCGGCCAGCACGGCCTCCAGCGCATGCTGGCCCATGTCGGCCGGGTCGCGTTTGTGGTCCTCGAAGTGCGCCAGGTCGGCGTACCCCTGCTGCGCGACAAACACCTCGCCGCCCTGGCGCACGCTCACGAACAGTACGCCCGGCACGCGTTCCGCCAGGGCCTGCGCCACGGCCCGCTGCACGTCCCCGGCGACGTGCGCCTCGAACAGCACCTCGCCGGTGCCCAGGTGCACGCCGTGCGCACCGTTCCCGCACAGCGCCCAGCCGTCAAACCCGGTAGCCTGCGCGATGAACCGCACGCCGCGCGGCTGCCGGGCCGTGACCGGCACCACGTGCACCCCGGCGGCGCGGGCGGCGTCCAGAGCCCGCCGGGTGCGGGGAGAGACCTCCAGCCGGGAGTTGAGGAGGGTGCCGTCCAGGTCCGTGGCGATCAGGCGAATGGGCATCCTCCCGAGCGTATCCGCTCCTCGGGGGCGCCGTGCTGGCCGTGTCCAGCGGGGCGGGCCCGGGGCAGGCAGGTTTCTTGACACCCTCTCCGCGCCTCCTCTAGTCTCTCCTCACCCCCAAGGTTTCCGGCCGCTTCTCCTTCCGCCTTCTCCACCCGGAGTGGAGGGCCGGACATTTTCCCTCCCGTCTTCCCACCCGGCCGCCACGCTGGGGGTTTTTCATTCCTGGCGTTCAGGGCCGTTCCAGTACCACCACCGCCGAGGCGTGCTCCTTAGTGTGCGTGAGCGTGAGGTGCGCGACCAGCCCGCCGGCCCGCAGTTCCGCGGCGATCTCCGGCGCGAAGCCCAGCACGGGCGGCGTGAACGGGAAGGGGCCGTCCGGCGTGCGTTCGCGCTCCACCCATACGTCCCGCCAGCCGTGTGGGCGCGGCCAGACCTTCTGGAAGGCTTCCTTCGCAGCGAAGCGCGCGGCGAGGCTGGGGGCGGGGTCACTCAGGCGGGCCACATAGGCCAGTTCGGCGGGCGCGAACAGCTTCTCCGCGCGCCGGCCCTCGCGCTCCAGCATGGCGCGGATGCGGTCTATCTCGATCAGGTC from Deinococcus ficus includes:
- a CDS encoding macro domain-containing protein, translated to MPLELVQGDIAAQITCAVVTAANKELMGGGGVDGVIHRAAGPDLLRAIRAIGGTPTGTAVITPAFNLTGQGVQHVIHAVGPVWRGGQAGEAALLAGAYRRSLELAVEHGCTSVAFPAISTGVYGYPLDRAADVALREIRGFLQAHPALHVRFVLYDADSLHVVQRTLARLEREAGA
- a CDS encoding sulfurtransferase, which gives rise to MPPSPLKSAAWLTEHLNDPQLRVLDCRYALSDPLVGRIAYLSGHVPGAVYADLETDLSGPVQPGGAGGRHPLPDPEALAAWLGQAGIRNDSVVVCYDDPSTGQGFYASRAWWLLRWLGHRDVFVLDGGWPAYLAAGGPVSTDDPAPVPTTFTPDVQPGMVATTQDVATRPPGTLLIDARAPERYRGDTEPLDRKAGHIPGAVNRPFSAALHPDGTYRPGPEQAERLAAGDAPTIAYCGSGVSATPNLLARELAGVPLGPDNRLYAGSWSDWVSDDARPVQTGETA
- the xseA gene encoding exodeoxyribonuclease VII large subunit, with protein sequence MTRRKGTGPPRRKAAEPTRPPEQFLELAEVLSYVSQVIARGVPGGVWVRAEIASLTDRRHLYLDLVQLEDGVEVAKTRATLWARERFSLEGKFRRATGGTLTAGLKVLLFCTAEFHPQYGFSLNILDVAPEFTLGDAALKLEALRETLLREGLYGLGRLHAPPTDYHRIAVISPEGAAGLGDFRRETDPLEHAGLLAPLYLQATFQGREAAASLGRAIQAARTEHDQMPLDALVVIRGGGAVTDLAWLNDLDIARALATFPAPVITGLGHARDDTLLDEVAFTRTDTPSKAAALITRTVIQAAAQAQEDARAIRHAGTQALVTADAETRRTLDRALSAARRTTDAAHASTDALMRQALGLTPTRTLARGYALVRDEHGQPLTRAAHTHPGQTLTLEWQDGTVTAQVKERPESVNPGP
- the crcB gene encoding fluoride efflux transporter CrcB produces the protein MLGGALGAAARHGTQLALTPLVTRAGFPLAVLLINVLGSFLLGLTLPLVARGTWPEAARLAFGTGFLGAFTTFSTFSADTDALLTRGRADLAALNTILSVGLGVLAAVLGRTLGTRL
- a CDS encoding magnesium transporter CorA family protein translates to MIRARRLSDGQEFEWGGETRGVWVDVQGITAEDLAPVRAVFALNRLALEDVMEVGHWSRAEQYPEHAFITVRSFARPETTEEFTERLSVFVFPEAVLTVSMRGTLALRHVWPLVNGRESVNSAAEVTYELLDHTADTFFTVADTLEAEVDALEERVFRAERENPVGAVFDLKYLIGQARRLATDAREASALLGRHAEGSAADLVRYRDVQDSFTRAASRFESLREALTSLLDLHLSLQSQRMNEVMRTLTAVSVVFLPLTFLAGVWGMNFEHMPELRQPWGYAFAWLSFIAVGAALAAYFKRRGWW
- a CDS encoding alpha/beta hydrolase; translation: MPTVTFHVPALPPGTPAGTLFLTGSFRGWADDPSGWTFRVRDGRITLSAFFPAGALLDVKVRVQRPDGRSVEEGDAWGGRAPAHKVVVGADDQVAALRLRGWQDGQGAGRPGRARPPREEWTLAAPWGEQPVRVWWPEGLSPAGLPRLILHDGQNVFDEGPSFAGASWQAADAAQALADAGRPSLLVGLSVDGARVRRYMPFPIPMNSFQPGADEYLDWLTGPLLAELERRYGPLPAERRAMLGSSFGGVVTLYGGLRHPGVFGTLGVMSPSVWPDDHALLRWLPGRTAPGMRVWVDQGDHEGASLEDSQRLVREVRALAEQLRPAVREVRFQVGEGHWHDEAAWAARLPEFLAWWLGGLPPGGQA
- a CDS encoding phosphoribosylanthranilate isomerase is translated as MTRVKVCGITSVNDAVLSAEAGADALGFIFAPVSRRLVSPAVARQAGLSVGPGPARVGVFMNQALDEVLRTAEAARVSAVQVHGPVSSLYVQAISGYYPVLRVLRPADLAAEADVWTDVPGVTLMLDAPEPGGGIPLDWAALKAAFPSGAWLAGGLGPANVAEAIRHLRPAGVDAVSRLEAQAGVKDPAAVQAFIRAAKTA
- a CDS encoding copper amine oxidase N-terminal domain-containing protein, which encodes MPFAGPTFYRTDRQRRRRTLGAALALVAAPLTPLATTVGGLSAQAALTFGAAQLTFTVDQPGAFMNGQMLRFQNPPRIIAGRTMLPLRETAGLLDQPLTGAAGHAQLGRLSVDLVRGRALLGGVPQPDGAATYGNVTYVSARLLADALNGNLSADDAGRTFTLTVLRDGGNPLAPQARFSTDKTVYAPGERIVYTEYPYDPDGADITARRWTGRQDVFFQPGTYTISLNVVNSRGLQSETFSRTVRVEGTPVDTPLTYALKYAQPGDTFNDAQILTYPSATPTYLQKSSYPLLFSDSPEVPTQSGILYQDSVAGRARLLGYHMNGLGRPARLIVMARNTDTRPVEVRTERLGETAPTRVESLLGQVTLMEYFASERGALLSLAPGEAAAVYASPTLNPGSGVNVMQDLNASGRVELTFLMLELSLPATQQVVQQLPYLPGDGRHVRGTFPDAVRSLRVNLGSLPTRIVIGDDQVDPAVTGTDALTRQPVRLLGNYGVLYDLEVNGAAGTAVALSPRGGLYRGAMNIQDGPLQQVIKLPRVGNALQPNQPVLLWRAQADQLKIDFVPASGSNLPISLVFYKTRPLSGEGGITKTYQP
- a CDS encoding DUF3089 domain-containing protein codes for the protein MPPASPRSRRFRLSLVLGAALLLAACAPVSTAPADYSPSGAWLCHPARADDCDTDLTATRIAPDGTLTREAWRADPAAPVDCFYVYPTASWDLTRNADLIPDERSERPLARQQAAPFGRVCRVFAPMYRQVPVAALVGLARQPDRELAYADVRAAWGAFRQQAGERPFVLIGHSQGAAHLIRLIREEIDGQEVQGRMLSALLLGMPVGVPAGQDVGGTFRSVPLCRAGGQTGCVITYASFRADAPPVGGPFTRPDTPGLVSACVNPAALAGGPADLTPYFRTTRTFPVLGPVQRDPGPWVQGAAVPTPYVTLPGFLRAECVQDRAGAGYLSVTVRADPADPRTDTLGGEVNIAGVDLPGWGLHLIDVDLALGDLIRVVQTQTRAYFARPGR